The Coleofasciculus chthonoplastes PCC 7420 genome includes a region encoding these proteins:
- a CDS encoding DNA-processing protein DprA, whose protein sequence is MDYHLLSPNTQAILLLCASFGQNRQTEPKPLTLSEYNTVATWLLEEHLNPADLLNSTLKNRLSQITINKLDSQRLIALLERGVMLSLAVEKWTNQGLWILGRGDADYPQCLKQRLKHNAPAILYGIGKRELLSQAGLAIVGSREVDQEGLNYTERVVQICAEQGINVISGGARGVDQASMLGILAAGGNAVGVLADSLTKAAVASKYRAGIKEGRLTLVSAYDPDASFSAGNAMGRNKYIYALADYALVISSAVGKGGTWAGATEVLRKVQDVPVFVRMQGTVPEGNQKLLEKGGIVFPEIPWNKPLRTLLDAAIAEVEESKVDGEVIESEKSSAGDDLGGDKTIYINLPAKDIYEAVLPFILNQLEQPQDAKSLAESLQVRKGQMEDWLKRAVQEGKVIKQKNPVMYVVNKEFNLLALLEKDDSG, encoded by the coding sequence ATGGATTACCATCTGCTGTCACCCAATACTCAAGCTATTTTATTATTGTGTGCCAGCTTTGGACAAAATCGTCAAACTGAGCCTAAACCCTTAACCCTGAGCGAGTATAATACGGTTGCAACTTGGTTGCTGGAAGAACATTTGAATCCAGCGGATTTGCTTAATTCCACTCTGAAAAATCGCTTATCTCAAATTACCATTAACAAGCTTGATTCTCAGCGGTTAATTGCGTTACTTGAGCGCGGTGTTATGCTCAGTTTAGCGGTGGAAAAGTGGACGAATCAGGGGTTATGGATATTGGGACGAGGTGACGCAGATTATCCTCAATGTTTGAAGCAGAGATTGAAACATAATGCACCCGCGATTCTCTATGGAATTGGTAAGAGAGAATTGCTTTCTCAAGCTGGGTTGGCTATCGTTGGTTCTCGTGAAGTTGATCAAGAAGGACTTAATTATACCGAAAGAGTTGTCCAGATATGCGCTGAACAAGGAATCAATGTGATTTCTGGTGGGGCGCGTGGAGTAGATCAAGCTTCAATGTTAGGTATATTAGCAGCAGGTGGGAATGCTGTGGGTGTACTTGCTGATAGTTTAACGAAGGCGGCTGTGGCGAGTAAGTATCGTGCTGGAATTAAAGAAGGTAGACTGACATTAGTGTCTGCGTATGACCCCGATGCTAGTTTCAGCGCGGGTAATGCTATGGGGCGAAACAAGTATATTTATGCGTTAGCGGATTATGCGTTAGTGATTAGTTCTGCTGTTGGTAAAGGTGGAACCTGGGCGGGGGCGACTGAAGTGTTGAGAAAGGTACAAGATGTCCCGGTTTTTGTGCGGATGCAGGGAACTGTACCTGAAGGAAATCAGAAATTGCTGGAAAAGGGAGGAATCGTTTTTCCAGAAATCCCTTGGAATAAGCCATTGCGTACACTTTTAGATGCAGCTATAGCTGAGGTTGAAGAAAGCAAAGTTGATGGGGAAGTAATAGAGTCTGAGAAATCCTCAGCCGGAGATGATTTAGGCGGGGATAAAACGATTTATATTAATTTACCCGCTAAAGATATTTATGAAGCGGTTTTACCTTTTATCCTCAACCAGTTAGAGCAACCTCAAGATGCGAAATCTCTGGCTGAATCGTTGCAGGTACGAAAAGGACAGATGGAGGATTGGTTAAAACGAGCGGTGCAAGAGGGGAAAGTGATTAAGCAGAAGAATCCGGTGATGTATGTAGTGAATAAAGAATTTAATTTATTGGCTTTGCTGGAAAAGGATGATTCTGGATAA
- a CDS encoding DUF1350 family protein, translating into MNETFKFQPLSFSWVAIHPNPKGVIQFIGGAFFGSFPTVFYRYLLKALFDEGYTIIALPFRFTFRHWSVSISLLQEQKVLSQEIYQIAKRLNYPTEVYQNLDNYFWIGHSLGCKYIALLELLSGDRWRDILRQCNSNADSQIRQIEQGFMDSPDLQQSIKNQPSLLLAPDISDTQSAIPQPLAFIASFLDSINLGVIPIRKQTLCYISKSPLFNLTGIISFDRDTIAGSEQDRFKDEEQRRNSDVLWLIEYLKQGKFPLLHQELSGKHLAPLGIQFGNYVIGVNPLSQFIQRIQNRSLERVVIQFLDKLSMRVKQLDK; encoded by the coding sequence ATGAACGAGACATTTAAGTTTCAGCCCCTTTCCTTTAGCTGGGTGGCTATTCATCCAAATCCAAAAGGTGTTATTCAATTTATCGGCGGTGCTTTCTTTGGCAGTTTCCCGACGGTTTTTTATCGCTATTTATTAAAAGCGTTATTTGACGAAGGTTATACCATCATTGCTCTCCCCTTTCGGTTTACGTTTCGCCATTGGTCTGTTTCAATTAGTTTGTTACAAGAACAGAAAGTTCTGTCCCAGGAAATTTATCAAATTGCTAAGAGACTCAACTACCCAACTGAAGTTTATCAAAATCTAGACAATTATTTTTGGATAGGTCACAGTTTAGGATGCAAGTATATCGCCCTTTTAGAGCTTTTAAGTGGCGACAGATGGCGAGATATTTTAAGGCAGTGTAATTCAAACGCGGACAGCCAGATTCGCCAAATTGAACAGGGTTTTATGGATAGTCCTGACTTACAACAGTCTATCAAAAATCAACCCTCTTTACTCCTCGCACCTGATATTAGTGATACGCAAAGTGCCATTCCTCAACCTTTGGCGTTCATCGCCAGTTTCCTTGATTCAATAAACCTGGGTGTAATTCCCATCAGGAAACAAACATTATGCTACATCAGCAAAAGCCCACTCTTTAACTTAACAGGCATTATTTCGTTTGACAGGGATACAATTGCTGGAAGTGAGCAGGACAGATTTAAAGATGAGGAACAGAGAAGAAATAGTGATGTGCTGTGGCTGATCGAGTATTTGAAGCAGGGTAAGTTTCCCTTACTGCATCAGGAACTATCCGGTAAGCATTTAGCACCGCTGGGGATTCAATTTGGTAATTATGTTATTGGAGTAAATCCACTCAGTCAATTTATTCAAAGAATTCAAAATAGATCGCTGGAAAGAGTAGTTATCCAGTTTTTGGATAAACTCAGTATGCGGGTAAAACAACTGGATAAATGA
- a CDS encoding L,D-transpeptidase produces the protein MKSIKFAPWGRRFATFLVGVALATTMFGFETPVANPTPHTEQIASKMAALQNTNQRWIEINLSNQRLIAWEGGEQVYAVIVSTGKQATPTRTGVFNIQTKLRRDRMRGPGYDISNVPYTMYYQGGYAIHGAYWHNNFGTRMSHGCVNVAVDHAEWLYNWASVGTPVVIHQ, from the coding sequence ATGAAAAGCATCAAATTTGCCCCTTGGGGACGCCGTTTTGCAACTTTCCTAGTCGGCGTCGCCTTAGCTACAACTATGTTTGGGTTTGAGACACCTGTCGCCAATCCCACACCCCACACTGAACAGATTGCCAGCAAAATGGCGGCGCTGCAAAATACGAATCAGCGCTGGATTGAAATTAATCTCAGCAATCAACGGTTAATTGCTTGGGAAGGAGGGGAACAAGTCTATGCGGTGATTGTCTCCACCGGGAAACAGGCTACACCTACCCGTACAGGTGTCTTTAACATTCAAACCAAGCTGCGGCGCGATCGCATGCGGGGTCCGGGTTATGATATCTCTAATGTGCCGTATACCATGTATTACCAAGGTGGCTATGCGATTCATGGAGCTTATTGGCACAATAACTTTGGCACTCGGATGAGTCATGGTTGTGTGAATGTAGCAGTTGATCACGCCGAGTGGTTATATAATTGGGCATCTGTGGGAACGCCAGTGGTGATTCATCAGTGA
- a CDS encoding bifunctional 4-hydroxy-2-oxoglutarate aldolase/2-dehydro-3-deoxy-phosphogluconate aldolase, giving the protein MSNQSWLTLLQDYRTIAVIRASDQSVGRQMAQAVAAGGIKLIEITWNTDAAADLIRHLRQALPDCTIGTGTLLNLEQVKQAIEAGAEFLFTPHTNITLINTAVNAGVPIIPGALSPSEIVTAWDAGASCVKVFPIQAVGGVSYIKALQGPLGHIPLIPTGGVTFANAKDFITAGAIAVGLAGDLFPTSLIASGDWHGITQRAKKLRSQFSGDP; this is encoded by the coding sequence ATATCAAATCAATCTTGGTTGACTCTTCTGCAAGATTATCGTACTATTGCCGTGATTCGGGCGTCTGACCAATCTGTAGGACGTCAAATGGCGCAGGCGGTAGCCGCCGGGGGAATAAAGTTAATTGAGATTACCTGGAATACAGACGCGGCTGCTGATTTAATTCGTCATCTGCGTCAAGCGTTACCAGACTGTACGATTGGTACAGGAACATTACTAAACTTGGAACAGGTAAAACAGGCTATTGAGGCGGGGGCTGAGTTTCTGTTTACCCCTCATACCAATATCACTCTAATTAATACGGCTGTTAATGCGGGAGTTCCTATTATTCCTGGCGCACTTTCTCCCAGTGAAATTGTGACGGCTTGGGATGCGGGGGCAAGTTGCGTTAAGGTGTTTCCGATTCAGGCAGTAGGCGGTGTCAGTTATATTAAAGCCTTACAAGGACCTTTGGGTCATATTCCCCTGATTCCTACAGGCGGCGTCACCTTCGCCAATGCTAAAGACTTTATCACAGCCGGTGCGATCGCGGTCGGATTGGCGGGAGACTTGTTCCCCACATCTCTCATCGCGTCTGGGGATTGGCACGGAATTACCCAACGGGCGAAAAAACTTCGATCCCAATTCAGCGGTGATCCATAA
- a CDS encoding AAA family ATPase gives MHIDELRIQNFRCFQEIHFKFPPDNTAILIGVNGSGKSAILDCIAALLIQLEIRILKIELTDLFESDTVSKKINETFKIDDIKLEAKESYASVTISLESSNKICWKIQKNINKQEVSGNYDQVNHYIEYLRQQLQQENQSINLPLLIYYRTRRMVLGTQTIDLDDLDITIIQCRINQLNAYRGAFNPEINNFQDFLIWFRQEEDYENEIRLRQDNAYRNPNLEVIRKAIEVFLAEFPDSDFHNLRVVRSKSQRNLDFTRNPAPPSLTITKNNQDFKLEQLSDGQKMLLMLVTDLARRLAIANPGLGVNALEGEGIVLIDEIDLHLHPQWQRIVIPSLTRTFPNCQFIVTTHSPQVLSNVKRENVFILEDFQLVEVTPHTYGRDSNSILYELMGVKERPNQVQEKINACFALIDEEKIEDAKIKLQELAELLGENDPEVIRGQTLISFLTE, from the coding sequence ATGCATATTGATGAATTACGTATTCAAAACTTTAGATGTTTTCAAGAGATACATTTTAAGTTTCCACCTGATAATACAGCTATACTTATTGGAGTAAATGGTTCAGGCAAGTCAGCTATATTGGATTGCATCGCTGCTCTTTTGATTCAACTAGAAATACGAATACTTAAAATTGAACTCACTGATCTTTTTGAATCTGATACTGTTTCCAAAAAAATCAATGAAACTTTCAAAATAGATGATATTAAGCTGGAAGCCAAAGAATCTTATGCATCCGTTACAATCTCATTAGAGTCTAGCAATAAAATATGTTGGAAAATCCAAAAAAATATCAATAAACAAGAAGTTTCAGGCAACTATGATCAAGTCAATCATTATATTGAATATTTGCGCCAACAATTACAACAAGAAAATCAATCTATAAATTTACCTTTACTAATATATTACAGAACTCGTCGAATGGTTTTAGGCACTCAAACCATTGACTTAGATGATTTAGATATCACAATCATTCAATGCAGAATTAATCAATTGAATGCTTACAGGGGAGCATTTAATCCCGAAATAAATAACTTTCAAGATTTTTTAATATGGTTTAGACAAGAAGAGGATTACGAGAATGAAATTCGCTTGCGCCAAGATAATGCATATAGAAATCCCAACTTAGAGGTCATCAGAAAGGCAATAGAAGTATTTTTAGCAGAGTTTCCCGATAGCGATTTTCATAACCTGCGGGTAGTTAGATCAAAATCCCAAAGAAATCTTGATTTTACTCGCAACCCTGCCCCCCCTTCCTTAACAATCACCAAAAATAATCAAGACTTCAAGTTAGAGCAACTCTCAGATGGACAAAAGATGCTGTTAATGTTGGTGACTGACTTGGCGAGGCGATTGGCAATTGCTAATCCTGGTTTGGGAGTTAATGCGTTAGAAGGCGAAGGTATTGTTTTAATTGACGAAATTGATTTACATTTGCATCCTCAATGGCAAAGAATAGTGATTCCCAGCCTGACCCGTACTTTTCCGAATTGTCAGTTTATTGTGACAACTCATTCGCCTCAAGTTCTGAGTAACGTCAAACGAGAAAATGTATTTATTTTAGAAGACTTTCAACTTGTTGAAGTAACGCCTCATACCTATGGTAGAGATAGCAATTCAATTTTATATGAATTGATGGGGGTGAAAGAACGCCCCAATCAAGTGCAGGAAAAAATCAATGCTTGTTTTGCTTTGATCGATGAAGAGAAAATAGAGGATGCTAAAATAAAACTGCAAGAACTCGCTGAGTTACTGGGTGAAAATGACCCGGAAGTTATTCGGGGTCAAACGCTGATTAGTTTTTTAACCGAATAA
- a CDS encoding acetate/propionate family kinase, with amino-acid sequence MKVLVLNAGSSTQKSCLYEIGESLPNSPPEPIWEAKIEWTGQSDTECLKVKTSQGRSIEERLPTDDRMKAIAQMLNTLWRGQTQVISKLSDIDVVGHRVVHGGDKYHQPTLINAEVKKAIASLSPLAPSHNPVNLEGIEAIENILPDLPQFAVFDTSFHSQMPLPAAIYPGPKDWLDQGIRRYGFHGISHHYCLERVAQLLEKEAKSLRVITCHLGNGCSLAAIRDGISINTTMGYTPLEGLMMGSRSGSIDPSILIQLMRQGYNADQLEHLLNKESGLKGLSGVSSDMRQINDAIAAGNEQAKLALDVYIHRLRCYLGAMLTSLGGLDVLVFAGGVGEHQASVRLAASDALAFLGLKIDSDKNETNPVDADISTEDSSVRVFVIHTQEDWAIAQLVVRALALDSL; translated from the coding sequence ATGAAAGTTTTAGTATTAAACGCGGGTTCTAGTACCCAAAAAAGTTGTTTGTATGAGATTGGCGAATCTTTACCCAATTCTCCGCCAGAACCAATATGGGAAGCCAAAATTGAGTGGACTGGACAATCAGATACAGAATGTTTAAAGGTTAAAACGTCTCAAGGACGATCTATAGAGGAACGCCTACCCACCGATGATCGAATGAAGGCGATCGCTCAAATGCTGAATACTCTGTGGCGCGGTCAAACTCAAGTCATTTCCAAACTGAGTGACATTGATGTAGTCGGACATCGGGTGGTTCATGGCGGCGATAAATACCATCAACCAACGTTGATTAATGCTGAAGTGAAAAAGGCGATCGCATCTCTGTCTCCCCTAGCACCATCCCATAATCCCGTCAATCTAGAAGGAATTGAGGCGATTGAGAATATTTTGCCTGATCTACCCCAATTCGCGGTATTTGATACCTCATTTCATTCCCAAATGCCTTTACCTGCTGCGATTTATCCAGGTCCCAAAGATTGGCTCGATCAAGGAATACGTCGTTATGGTTTTCATGGGATCAGTCATCACTATTGCCTGGAACGAGTTGCTCAGTTGTTGGAAAAAGAGGCTAAATCGTTACGAGTGATTACTTGTCATTTAGGGAATGGGTGTTCCTTAGCCGCCATCCGGGATGGTATCAGTATTAATACAACTATGGGTTATACACCTTTAGAAGGATTAATGATGGGTTCGCGTTCCGGTTCCATTGACCCTTCGATTTTGATTCAACTAATGCGACAAGGGTATAATGCGGATCAATTAGAGCATTTATTGAACAAAGAATCGGGATTAAAAGGGTTATCTGGCGTGAGTAGTGATATGCGCCAAATCAATGACGCGATCGCGGCGGGTAATGAACAGGCTAAACTCGCTTTGGACGTTTATATCCACCGTTTACGTTGCTATTTAGGAGCAATGCTAACCTCCTTGGGCGGATTAGATGTATTAGTCTTTGCAGGCGGGGTTGGCGAACATCAAGCCTCTGTGCGATTAGCTGCATCTGACGCCTTAGCATTTTTGGGACTTAAAATCGACTCAGACAAGAATGAAACCAATCCCGTAGATGCAGATATTTCCACAGAGGATTCAAGCGTGCGCGTGTTTGTGATTCATACCCAAGAAGATTGGGCGATCGCCCAGCTTGTAGTAAGGGCTTTAGCCCTAGATTCCCTTTAA
- a CDS encoding RecQ family ATP-dependent DNA helicase, with amino-acid sequence MTTQLKAQALSLLRQALNNPTAQFRDGQWEAIASIILARSRLLVVQRTGWGKSIVYFLATRLLRNSGAGSTLLISPLLALMRNQIVAAKRININAATINSSNPEEWEQINAQLQAGIIDILLISPERLANEDFRQKILLPISQRIGLFVVDEAHCISDWGHDFRPDYRRIVRVLQALPQTIPALATTATANNRVVNDIITQLGANLLVSRGTLTRKSLQLQTIKLSSPAARMAWLAEHLPNLPGSGIIYALTIKDTERVAHWLNQQGIHAQAYHAALTHEQRLTLEDQLINNQIKALVATTALGMGFDKPDLGFVIHYQRPGSVVHYYQQVGRAGRAVEQAYGILLSGDEDQEITDYFIQTAFPPEAHVQDVLNALEQAEDGLSVPQIEQHLNLSNGQIKKVLKLLSLESPAPITKQGYKWYATPVFYQPDTEKIERLTQIRRQEQTRMFDYMNSRECLMTFLARELDDPQPTPCGKCAVCLGRPLLPETYSLNRVNQAIQYLRRSDQIIEPRKQWASKALPSYGFSGKIRDNLRAEPGRALSLWGDAGWGELVKRGKYDNHDFDDALVQGAFEMIQRWHPQPFPTWVTCVPSLHHPQLVPNFAQRLAHQLQLPFQPIVQKVRHTQHQKQMGNSYQQAHNLDGVFDVNSWQGMKGAVFLIDDMVDSRWTFTVIAALLRRAGSGLVFPLALALNSLA; translated from the coding sequence ATGACAACCCAACTGAAAGCCCAAGCACTATCGCTGCTGCGCCAAGCTCTTAACAACCCAACCGCTCAATTTCGGGATGGACAATGGGAAGCCATCGCTAGCATAATTTTAGCGCGATCGCGGCTTCTGGTTGTACAACGCACAGGCTGGGGAAAAAGCATTGTCTACTTTCTCGCTACTCGCTTGCTGCGGAATAGTGGTGCAGGTTCCACTCTCCTCATTTCACCCCTCCTGGCTTTGATGCGAAATCAAATTGTCGCTGCTAAACGGATTAATATTAACGCCGCCACGATTAACTCCAGTAATCCCGAAGAGTGGGAACAGATTAACGCTCAATTACAAGCAGGAATCATTGATATTCTGCTGATTTCTCCCGAACGACTCGCCAATGAAGACTTTCGCCAAAAAATTCTGTTACCCATCTCCCAACGAATTGGCTTATTTGTTGTCGATGAAGCCCATTGTATCTCGGATTGGGGACATGATTTTCGCCCCGACTATCGGCGCATTGTCCGTGTTTTGCAAGCGCTTCCTCAAACCATTCCCGCCCTCGCTACAACCGCCACGGCAAATAACCGCGTTGTTAACGATATTATTACGCAACTGGGTGCAAATTTGCTGGTATCCAGAGGTACTCTTACCCGAAAAAGCTTACAATTACAAACCATTAAATTATCGAGTCCCGCCGCACGTATGGCGTGGTTAGCGGAACATTTGCCCAACTTACCCGGAAGTGGGATTATTTACGCATTAACTATCAAAGATACGGAACGAGTTGCCCATTGGTTAAATCAGCAAGGGATTCATGCTCAAGCCTACCATGCGGCTCTAACCCATGAACAGCGTTTAACCTTAGAAGACCAACTAATTAACAATCAAATTAAAGCTTTAGTCGCGACAACGGCTTTAGGAATGGGATTTGATAAGCCGGATTTAGGATTTGTTATCCACTACCAGCGTCCGGGTTCTGTTGTTCATTATTACCAACAAGTCGGACGAGCGGGGAGAGCGGTAGAGCAAGCTTATGGGATTCTGCTCAGTGGGGATGAAGATCAGGAAATTACTGATTATTTTATTCAAACGGCCTTTCCACCAGAGGCTCATGTTCAGGATGTTTTAAATGCGTTAGAACAAGCCGAAGATGGATTGTCGGTTCCCCAAATCGAGCAGCATCTCAATCTCTCGAATGGGCAAATTAAGAAGGTATTGAAACTGTTATCCCTAGAGTCTCCTGCACCCATAACTAAGCAAGGCTATAAATGGTATGCGACGCCCGTATTTTATCAACCGGATACAGAGAAAATTGAACGGTTAACCCAAATTCGTCGCCAAGAACAAACTCGCATGTTTGACTATATGAACAGTCGAGAATGCTTGATGACATTTCTCGCCAGAGAATTAGATGATCCGCAGCCAACGCCTTGCGGAAAATGTGCGGTATGCTTGGGTAGACCGTTATTACCCGAAACCTATTCACTAAACCGAGTAAATCAAGCGATTCAGTATCTCCGTCGCAGTGACCAAATTATCGAACCTCGTAAACAATGGGCATCTAAAGCGCTCCCTAGTTATGGGTTTTCTGGGAAAATTCGTGACAATTTACGCGCTGAACCCGGACGAGCATTATCACTTTGGGGTGATGCGGGTTGGGGAGAATTAGTTAAACGAGGGAAATACGATAATCATGATTTTGATGACGCCTTGGTGCAGGGTGCATTTGAGATGATTCAACGTTGGCACCCCCAGCCTTTTCCCACTTGGGTAACTTGTGTTCCTTCCTTACATCATCCCCAACTTGTCCCCAATTTTGCCCAACGACTTGCCCATCAATTACAATTACCCTTTCAGCCAATTGTGCAGAAAGTTCGCCATACTCAGCACCAAAAACAGATGGGGAATAGTTACCAACAAGCCCATAATCTCGATGGTGTGTTTGACGTGAATTCTTGGCAAGGGATGAAGGGGGCAGTATTCTTAATTGATGATATGGTAGACTCACGTTGGACATTCACTGTCATTGCTGCACTGTTACGTCGGGCTGGAAGTGGTCTAGTTTTTCCGTTAGCATTGGCACTTAATTCGTTAGCGTAA
- a CDS encoding retron system putative HNH endonuclease, giving the protein MKHIVKGNEPRSLLEHRSQPYADYDNYPQKDDLRQLLLTEQGYICCYCMQRIARDTMKIEHWQPKSIYPNLQLDYRNLLGACHGNQGQPQRLQHCDTRKGEIEITINPADASKNCENFIKYSSSGQIYSDDETINNELNEVLNLNLETLTRNRKAAMDAVIEGLRKKYPSKSWTVGILSKEIAKFDNVTQTAKYRPYCKFVVCLLNKKLSVAKNQAKSQG; this is encoded by the coding sequence GTGAAGCATATTGTCAAAGGCAACGAACCCCGCTCCTTATTGGAACACCGTTCACAGCCTTATGCTGATTATGATAACTATCCGCAAAAAGATGATTTACGCCAATTATTATTGACTGAGCAAGGATATATTTGTTGTTACTGTATGCAACGCATAGCCCGCGATACTATGAAGATTGAGCATTGGCAACCCAAGAGTATTTATCCCAATTTACAATTAGATTACAGAAATTTACTTGGTGCTTGTCACGGTAATCAAGGTCAACCTCAACGTTTACAACATTGTGATACGAGAAAGGGTGAAATAGAAATTACGATTAATCCGGCTGACGCGAGTAAAAACTGTGAGAACTTCATCAAATACAGCAGTAGTGGTCAAATCTACTCTGATGATGAAACGATTAATAACGAATTAAACGAGGTTTTGAATCTCAATTTAGAAACCTTGACTAGAAATCGCAAAGCGGCTATGGATGCTGTGATTGAGGGCTTGCGTAAAAAATATCCATCTAAGTCTTGGACGGTTGGTATTTTAAGTAAGGAAATTGCTAAATTTGACAATGTGACTCAAACAGCTAAATATCGACCTTATTGTAAATTTGTTGTTTGTCTCTTAAATAAAAAATTATCCGTGGCGAAGAATCAAGCCAAAAGCCAAGGGTAA